From Triticum aestivum cultivar Chinese Spring chromosome 7B, IWGSC CS RefSeq v2.1, whole genome shotgun sequence:
TTAGACCcgtagttgtcccagttgcaagtccaccctcaaatAGCAACTGGTCCCATAGTTTTTTTGTAGTTGCCCCAATTCCAAGTCCACTCTTCACTCGCAACTAGGCATGTGTTTTATTTTTcatcccaattgcaagtccacccttcaCTCGCAACTGGCCCCAAACCAATTTTTTTGTCCCAGATGCGAGTCCACCATTGACATGCAACTTGGCCCTTGATCTTTTTTTAACAGTTGCAAGTCCACGCTTGACTCCCAACTGGGCCTGACCTTTTTTGACCCAACTGCATGCCCAACGTCGGCCTGCAACTTGGCTCAACCCTTTTCTCATCCCATTTCTAAACCCACCATCAACTCACAACCAGGATATTTTTTGTCCTAGTTACAAGTCCACCATTGACATGTAACTAGACTTTTCGATCCCTTTTTTCTCAAGTTTGCAAGTCCACCGACTCACAATCGGGCCTGGTTTTTGGCCtcggttgcaagtccaccatcgacccACAACTATGGTTGTTcttgtctcagttgcaagtccacccttgacgaGCAATTGGGCCCGACTTTGTTTgtcttagttgcaagtccaccatcaactcgcaactacgaCTAATTTTTTCTCAATTGCAAGTCCATCGTTGACTCGCAATTGAGCATGACTTTTTTTGCTTTAGTTGCAACTGGGAGAGGGGGGccttttgtcctagttgcaagtccatgcTAGACACACAACTCTGGATGAACCAATTTTTGTCCTAGTTCCAAATCCAACTACACCCCTGGCATGCAATTGGGGCCTGCCTTTTTTTCCAGTTGCAAGCCCACTGACGATATGTAACTCAGACTATGACCAATTTTTatcccagttgcaactccacccttaATACGCGACAGGGAGCCCGACCCATTTTTGTCTCAGTTGCAACTCCATGCTCGACATGCAACTGGACCAGAAACCCTTTTTtgtaccagttgcaactccacgcTCGACATGCAACTGGACCAGAAACCCTTTTCTGTaccagttgcaagttcaccctcgacATGCAATTGCATGTATGCAATGCTACAGGAATTACGGGCGGAAGGAGAGTTGTCCGCGAGTTGCATGTCCACattttaaaaaatcatgattttttcttttttccaatttCATATATATTTTTTTACAAAAAGTCATGAATATTTTCTTAGAATTAGAAAATCTTTTGAAAATCAcaattgtttttataaaaaatgaAGATTTTCCAAATTTGTGGACATTTtattgtattttattttatttttcgaattcttgaacatttttcaaatttgccaATTGCGTTTTTTTATATATGCAAATCAATTTTTCCAAATAATGTTGaaatttttttaaatgcatgatgatATTGTTTAAAAAATACGCAGCAATCATTAAATTTTGTGAGCTTTATTTGTTGAAAACCTGGGCGTTCCCAGCGTGTGCCTGGATTATGCGCTCGTCTTGGGCCTCTGCTTGTGCATACAGCAGGCTCCCGCGGAGGACTCATGTAAAGAGAAAAAAAGAATGCATACCTACGTGACACGGACACTCAAAATGCATCTGCTGATTGATCCGGATTTTGCCACTGTAGCTTGATGCCCATAGCTTTGGCAAGAGATAAAACTGAAGGCTTAGCCCAACAACAAAGAGACTACAAGGTCCGTCTCCTCTCCGATGGCCCTAGGGTCATGGGGCACGATGGATctcggcaagggccggcgggagggttccgtttttagtcgtttctttcagttttattagggtttgtgtcctgttcaggaagacgagacggcggcgactccctgaagatgaaataaaggtctccccgctaGTCCCCGTTCCAGCGGCACGTCTAGcaccgttggtgggcgtgtggaggtgtatctccggcagatctatctttggtggatttgctcggatctcgtcgttgttcgtctacgttcgcgtatcttcggattggatctttctgatctacgttattcttcatctgcggcggttgctgttctggtgcgctggtcctacggggccttagcacgacgacttcccgactgtctactataacaagttgtgcccgactccggtgaTGGAGgtgcgatgacggcggcgcgccttcggctcggtTCAATGCTGgtaatcgtcgctaggtggtctatggatctggatgtaatttttactatTTCTAGTATTCATTGTACTGCCATAATCGAAGATGAATAAAtcggaaattttctcgcaaaaaaaaagagactaCAAAAACAGTTTgcctaattcacatctagatattTTTTAAAAATGTCACATCTAAATTTCCACAAATAACGCAGTAATAAGAAACAAAAAAAAGCTGAAACAAAAATAAAGACCATAAACATAATGGACGTGAGGTTAGATGTTCACATCTATCCTAGACGGATCGAAAGCCCCCGTTTCGCCATACACATCGGTGGGTGCAATGCAAGCAGGCAGGTTCTACACGGAGCCGAGGTCGCCGGACGGCCGCCGTGTCCTCCGTTTCACGAGCTGTCCTTTCCTCTGCTCGCTTCCTTCTTGCTGGTTTTCGAGCCTTTCCGTTTCATAtctccttcctttcctttttggcCCGATCCGTTTCCAGGGTGTTCGTCCCGGACACGTacaaggaaaggaaaggaaaggcGACGTGATAAATATGGCCCTCGTTGTCCTCGTCGTCGATAATTTCCTTGGCCGTGGACGGACAGATCGATACGCCGACGTGACTTGTACGATCAGATCAAGCTTGCGAGCGAGACAGCCGGTAGATCCATGGACGACAACATGCTTGCTGGCTTGCTGGCGGGCGCCGGCCTCCCCGTGCGGCCGCCGGGCGGCGACACGCCGCTCCCCGACTCGTCGGAGCAGATCTACATCGCCCCCGTCGCGCTCCTCAAGATGCTCAAGCACGGTACGCAGCCAACTAATCGACGGCCAATCTTAAACAATCTTAAATTAATTGCGTTGATCTGATCTATCTATGGATGGTTGCAGCGCGCGCCGGGGTGCCGATGGAGGTGATGGGGCTGATGCTGGGGGAGTTCGTGGACGAGTACACGGTGACGGTGGTGGACGTGTTCGCGATGCCGCAGAGCGGCACGGGCGTGAGCGTGGAGGCTGTCGACCACGCCTTCCAGACCAACATGATGGACATGCTGCGGCAGACGGGGCGGCCGGAGATGGTGGTGGGCTGGTACCACTCCCACCCGGGCTTCGGCTGCTGGCTCTCGGGCACCGACGTCCAGACGCAGCTGAGCTTCGAGCAGCTCAACCCGCGCGCCGTCGCCGTCGTGATCGACCCCATCCAGAGCGTCAGGGGCAAGGTGGTCATGGACGCCTTCCGCCTCATCAACCCGACGGCGATGCTCACGGGCCACGAGCCGCGCCAGACCACGTCCAACGTCGGCGGCACCGTGCGCCCCTCCGTGGAGGCGCGCGTCCACGGCCTCGGCGTGCACTACTACTCGCTCGCCATCGGGCACCGGCAGAACGAGGTCGAGGAGCGCATGCTCGCCTGCCTCAACCGCAAGCGCTGGTCCGACGGGCTCGTCCTGCAGAGGTTCGAGGACGCGGAGAACGCCGGCGCCGTGAGCGGGATCCGGGACCTCGCGGTGCAGTACGACGCGCAGGTCAGGGAGGAGGACGTAACGCCGCCGGAGAGGCTGGCCGTGGTGAGGGCGGGCAGGCtggacgccaagaagcagctcggggAGAGAGCCGAGGCCGCCATGTCCGGCAACATCGTGCAGGCGCTGGGCATGATGCTCGACACGGTCACCTTCTAGGCAGTACGTATGTGACTTGGGTTTCATCGGTTCAGCACTATAATTGATTTGGGCCTGTTCCATAGTTGGATGATCTTCGTTTGTCTACGGTGATCGCTTTTTGCAAGGAGCTTTGCTACGGACATGTCTGCAAAAGATGGTGCTGAAGATATATTGACGATCGACTCTGCTCTTTtcgccaaaagaaaaagaaataaattgACTCTGCTCTtcggttctctgaataacctttcTGTGTTTTAAATTGACGAGTCAGCATCAAAATGACAGTTTAATCTCatgagagcatggttaataatatagccagctgctggctatatgatgttgccatgtcacataTAGTCAAGCTTATAGCCAACAAGTACAATAGCTAGATATAAATATGTACTACTACTTTGTTGATACATGGCCCACCCCACTGTCTCATAAAGTACTTAGGAGCACGTGTTACGGCTGACTGTTAACTAGTAGTCCGCTTctattctctctcctcttctctctcttccaAATAAACAAGAATATAATAGTATTTAATGTTTTACAGCCCGCCTGCATCACCTTGTTGTATTTGTTCTGAGGGGCAGGCGCAGACAATACAACGTTCCTGCTGTCGAGCCCCTAGTGTTTCTTTCCAAAATGACATCGAGGATCATTGATCGGATTTTCAAATCCGTACAATATTTAACATTTTTAAACATTCTAGTATTACAATATATTGTGTATGGAAAACGACTAGAATCAGCCGGCTGATTACGCGCAGATTTTCGCCGCCACGCAGCCGTCAGATATGTGAGTACGATCGGACGACACATAACCTCTACTCAGCTTGACAGATCTTCTCCACGCGTGCCTTTGACACTTGACCATTTTCTGCAACATCATATATGTTGCAGAAGTCCTTTCATAACAAACTCATATTGTAAAAATGTTAAGATGAAAAAAAAAATCTGCAACGATACCTGTGTGCAGAAGTCCTTCCGGAACAACTTATGTTTTAAAAAAGTTAAGACATTTTTTTCTCTAACATAACCTCTGTTGCAAATGTTTCTGCAACATGAGGTCTGCTACAAACGGCTCTACAACAATGCATTTGTTGCAATGCTGAGGAAAAGGTTGGATCGATGGATGACTATCAAACAGCTGTGGAGGCGGCGGATCTTTTAAAAGGATCCGCCGGCCGATGCATAGCGTCACCCTATGCGTATATGTATTGGAATATAAATAATTATTTAGTATAAACAGGGTAAATATTTTGTACTTCATAGCATTCACAATTGTAATATGTTTTGAATATTTCATTATGGACTACATAAAAACTAAATGAGTGAATAAGGACAttaaaatgcgtctatatacatccaaATTAGAAAAacgttagaacatcttataattgTGAATGAAGAGAATACACTGATGAAGCTCGGCAAATGGCCATATGGGATTTTGCCTGTCAATGAAAGTCGAAAGtcctaattgaaggaaatatgccctagaggcaataataaagttattatttatttccttatatcatgatagatgtttattattcatgctagaattgtattaaccggaaacataatacatgtgtgaatacatagacaaacatagtgtcactagtatgcctctacttgactagctcgttgaatcaaagatggttaaatttcctagccatggacaaaagagttatcatttgattaacgggatcacatcattaggagaatgatgtgattgacatgacccattccgttagcctagcacttgatcgtttagtatattgctattgctttcttcatgacttatacatgttcctataactatgagaaatatgcaactcccgtttaccggaggaacactctgggtactaccaaacgtcacaacgtaactgggtgattataaaggagtactacaggtgtctccgaaggtacatgttgagttggcgtatttcgagattaggttttgtcactccgattgtcggagaggtatctctgggccctctcggtaatgcacatctttataagccttgcaagcaatgtgaccaaatgagttggttacggaatgatgcattacggaacgagtaaagagacttgcccgtaacgagattgaactaggtattggataccgacgatcaaatctcggacaagtaacataccgatgacaaagggaacaacgtatgttgttatgcggtttgactgataaagatcttcgtagaatatgtaggaaccaatatgggcatccaggttccgctattggttattgaccgagaatagttctaggtcatgtctacatagttctcgaacccgtagggtccgcacgcttaacgttacgatgacagttttattatgagtttataagttttgatgtaccgaagtttgttcgaagtcccggatgtgatcacggacgtaacgaggagtctcgaaatggtcgagacataaagatcgatatattggaagcctatatttggacatcggaatcgttccgggtgaaatcggcattttaccggagcaccgggaggttaccggaaccccccggggggttattgggcctacatgggcctcgagggagaagagggaaggaggcaggagggggccgcgcgcccctccccttcctagtccgaatagtacaagggaagggggcggcgccccccctttccttcccctcttcctcctctttccccccttctcctattccaactaggaaagaagggagtcctactcccggtgggagtaggactccccccttggtgcgccctccttggccggccgcctccttccccctggctcctttatatacgggggcgggggggcaccccatagacacacaagttgatctacggatcgttccttagccgtgtgcggtgcccccctccagcatattccacctcggtcatatcgttgcgaagtttaggcgaagccctgcgccggtagagcatcatcatcgtcaccacgccgtcatgctgacggaactcatccccgaagctttgctggatcggagcccggggatcgtcatcgagctgaacgtgtgctgaactcggaggtgccatacgttcggtacttggatcggtcggatcgtgaagacgtacgactacatcaaccgcgttgtcataacgcttccgcttacggtctacgagggtacgtggacaacactatcccctctcgttgctatgccatcaccatgattttgcgtgtacgtaggaattttttttgaaattactacgttccccaacagtggcatccgagcctaggttttatggtttaatgttatatgcacgagtagaacacaaatgaattatgggcgatataagtcatactgcttaccagcatgtcatactttggttcggcggtattgttggatgaagcggcccggaccgacattacgcgtacgcttacgcgagactggttttaccgccgtgctttgcacacaggtgactagcgggtgtcagtttctctaactttagttgaaccgagtgtggctacgcccggtccttgcgaaggttaaaacatcatcaacttgacaaactatcgttgtggttttgatgcgtaggtgagattagTACTTGctgaagcccgtagcagccacgtaaaacatgcaacaacaaagtagaggacgtctaacttgtttttgcagggcatgttgtgatgtgatatggtcaagacatgatgctaaattttattgtatgagatgatcatgttttgtaaccgagttatcggcaactggcaggagccatatggttgtcgctttattgtatgcaatgcaatcgccctgtaatgctttactttatcactaagcggtagcgatagtcgtagaagcataagattggcgagacgacaacgatgctacgatggagatcaaggtgtcgcgccggtgacgatggtgatcatgacggtgcttcgaagatggagatcacaagcacaagatgatgatggccatatcatatcacttatattgattgcatgtgatgtttatcttttatgcatcttatcttgctttgattgacggtagcattttaagatgatctctcactaattatcaagaagtgttctccctgagtatgcaccgttgccaaagttcgtcgtgcccagacaccacgtgatgatcgggtgtgataagctctacgtccatctacaacgggtgcaagccagttttgcacacgcagaatactcgggttaaacttgacgagcctagcatatgcagatatggcctcggaacacggagaccgaaaggtcgagcgtgaatcatatagtagatatgatcaacatagtgatgttcaccattgaaaactactccatctcacgtgatgatcggttatggtttagttgatttggatcacgtgatcacttagaagattagagggatgtctttctaagtgggagttcttaagtaatatgattaattgaactttaatttatcatgaacttagtcctggtagtattttgcaaattattttgtagatcaatagcttgcgttgttgctttcatatgtttatttttgtatgtgttcctagagaaaactatgttgaaatatgttagtagcaatgatgcggattggatccgtgatctgaggtttatcctcattgctgcatagaagaattatgttcttgatgcaccgctagttgacaaacctattgcaggagcagatgcagacgttatgaacgtttggctagctcaatatgatgactacttgatagtttagtgcaccatgcttaacggcttagaatcgggacttgaaagacgttttgaacgtcatggaccatatgagatgttccaggaattgaagttaatatttcaagcaaatacccgagttaagagatatgaagtctccaacaagttctatagctaaaagatggaggagaatcgctcaactagtgagcatgtgctcagattgtctgggtactacaatcgcttgaatcaagtgggagttaatcttccagataagatagtgattgacagaattctctagtcaccatcaccaagttagtagaacttcgtgatgaactatagtatgcaagggatgatgaaaatgattcccgagtttttcatgatgatgcaatcgatgaaggtagaaatcaagaaagaacatcaagtgttgatggttaacaagaccactagtttcaagaaaagggcaaagggatagaagggaacttcaagaagaatgacaagcaagttgttgctcaagtgaagaagcccaagtctggacctaagcctgagactaagtgcttctactgcaaagggactggtcactggaagcagaactacctcaagtatttggcggataagaaggatggcaaagtgaacaaaggtatatttgatatacatgttattgatgtgtactttactagtgtttatagcaacccctcggtacttggtactggttcagtttctaagagtagtaactcgaaacgggagttgcagaataaacagaaactagttaagggtgaagtgatgatgtgtgttgaaagtagtttcaagattgatatgatcatcatcgcacactccctatactttcgggattagtgttgaacctaaataaatgttatttggtgtttgcgttgagcatgaatatgatttgatcgtgtttattgcaatacggttattcatttaagtaagagaataaactgttgttctgtttacatgaataagacctttgatggttatacacccaatgaaaatagtttgttggatctcgatcgtagtgatacacatattcataatattgatgccaaaagatgcaaagttaataatgatagtgcaacttatttgtggcactgccgtttgggtcatatcggtgtaaagcgcatgaagaaactccataaagatggatttttggaatcacttggttatgaatcatttgatgcttgcgaaccatgcctttttggcaagatgactaaaactccgttctccggaataatggaacgagctactgacttattggaaataatacataccgatgtatgcgatccgacgagtgttaaggctcgtggcaagtatcgttattttctaaccttcacagatgatttgagcagatatgggtatatctacttaatgaaacataagtttgaaatagttgaaaagttcaaagaatttcagagtgaagtggaaaaatcatcgtaacaagaaaaataaagtttctacgatctgatcgcggagacgaatatttgagttacgagtttggtcttcaattaaaacaatgtggaatagtttcacagctcacgccacctggaacaccacaaacattatggtgtgtccgaacgtcgtaactgcactttattggatatggtgcgatctatgatgtctcttatcggttttaccactatcgttttggggttgtgcattagagatagctgcattcacgtttaaaagggcaccatctaaatccgttaagacgacaccgtatgaactatggtttagcagtaaacctaagctgtcgtttcttaaagtttggggttgcgatgcttatgtgaaaaagtttcatcctgataagctcaaacccagatcggagaaatgtgtcttcataggatacccaaaggagaaagttgggtacactttctatcacaaatccgaaagcaagacattcgttgctaagaatggatcctttctagagaaggagtttctctcgaaagaagtgagtgggaggaaagtagaacttgataaggtaattgtaccttctcccttattggatagtagttcatcacagaaatctgttcctgtgactactacaccaattagtgaggaagctaatgatgatgatcatgtaacttcagatcaagttactaccgaatctcgtacgtaaaccagagtaagatccacaccagagtggtacggcaatcctgttctggaagtcatgctactagatcatgatgaacctacgaactatgaggaagcgatgatgagcccagattccgtgaaatggtttgaggccatgaaatctgagatgagatccatgtatgagaacaaagtgtggactttggtggagttgcccgatgatcggcaagccatattgtataaatggatcttcaagaggaagacagatgttgatagtagtgtcactatctacaaagctagacttgtcgaaaaaggtttttgacaaagttcaaggtgttgaatacaatgagattttctcactcgtatcgatgcttaaaagtctgtccgaatcatgttagcaattgccacattttatgaaaattggcaaatggatgtcaaaactacattccttaatggatttattaaagaaaaattgtatatgatacaatcagaaggttttgtcaatcctaaaggtgctaacaaaatgtgcaagctccagcgatccatctatggactggtgcaagcatctcagagttggaatatacgctttgataagttgatcaaagcatatagttttatacagacttgcggtgaagcctgtatttacaagaaagtgagtgggagcactataacatttctgataagtatatgtgaatgacatattgttgatcggaaataatgtagaatttttctggaaagcataaaggagtgtttgaaaggagcttttcaaagaaagaccttggtgaagctgcttacatattaagcatcaagatctattgagatagatcaagacgcttgataagattttcaatgagtacataccttgacaagattttgaaatagttcaaactggaacagtcaaagaaagagttcttgcctgtgttgcaaggtgtgaaattgagtaagactcaaagcccgaccacggcggaagatagaaagagaatgaaaagtcattccctatgccttagtcataggttctataaagtatgctatgctgtgaaccagacctattgtataccttgctctgagtttgacaaaggaatacaattttgatctaatagtagatcactggacagcggtcaagaatatccttagtgaggactaaggagatgtttctcgattatggaggtgataaaagagtttgttgtaaaaagttacatcggtgcaaacttttacactgatccagatgactctaagtctcagtctggatacatattgaaagtgagagcaattaagctagagtagctccatgcagagcattgaagacatagaatgtttgcaaaatacatacggctttgaatgtgacagacccgttgattaagcttctttcacaagcaaaatatgatcataccttagtactctttgggtgttaatcacataacgatgtgaactagattattgactctagtaaaccctttgggtgttgatcacatgacgatgtgaactatgggtattaatcacatacagatgtgaatattagtgttaaatcacatggcgatgtgaactagattattgactctagtgcaagtgggagactgaaggaaatatgccctagaggcaataataaagttattatttatttccttatatcatgatagatgtttattattcatgctagaattgtattaaccggaaacataatacatgtgtgaatacatagacaaacatagtgtcactagtatgcctctacttgactagctcgttgaatcaaagatggttaagtttcctagccatggacaaaagagttgtcatttgattaacgggatcacatcattaggagaatgatgtgattgacatgacccattccgttagcctagcacttgatcgtttagtatattgctattgctttcttcatgacttatacatgttcctataactatgagaaatatgcaactcccgtttactggaggaacactttgggtactaccaaatgtcacaacgtaactgggtgattataaaggagtactacaggtgtctccgaaggtacatgttgagttggcgtatttcgagattaggttttgtcactccgattgtcggagaggtatctctgggccctctcggtaatgcacatatttataagccttgcaagaaatgtgaccaaatgagttggttacggaatgatgcattacagaacgagtaaagagacttgccggtagcgagattgaactaggtattggataccgacgatcaaatctcgggcaagtaacataccgatgacaaagggaacaacgtatgttgttatgcggtttgaccgataaagatcttcgtagaatatgtaggaaccaatatgggcatccaggttccgctattggttattgaccgagaatagttctaggtcatgtctacatagttctcgaacccgtagggtccgcacgcttaacgttacgatgacagttttattatgagtttataagttttgatgtaccgaagtttgttcggagtcccggatgtgatcacagacgtaacgaggagtctcgaaatggtcgagacataaagatcgatatattggaagcctatatttggacatcggaatcgttccgggtgaaatcggcattttaccggagcaccgggaggttaccggaaccccgggggggttattgggcctacatgggcctcgagggagaagagggaaggcggcaaGAGGGGGCCGCGCACCCCaacccttcctagt
This genomic window contains:
- the LOC123159489 gene encoding 26S proteasome non-ATPase regulatory subunit 14 homolog, with the translated sequence MDDNMLAGLLAGAGLPVRPPGGDTPLPDSSEQIYIAPVALLKMLKHARAGVPMEVMGLMLGEFVDEYTVTVVDVFAMPQSGTGVSVEAVDHAFQTNMMDMLRQTGRPEMVVGWYHSHPGFGCWLSGTDVQTQLSFEQLNPRAVAVVIDPIQSVRGKVVMDAFRLINPTAMLTGHEPRQTTSNVGGTVRPSVEARVHGLGVHYYSLAIGHRQNEVEERMLACLNRKRWSDGLVLQRFEDAENAGAVSGIRDLAVQYDAQVREEDVTPPERLAVVRAGRLDAKKQLGERAEAAMSGNIVQALGMMLDTVTF